The following are encoded in a window of Aromatoleum petrolei genomic DNA:
- a CDS encoding NAD-glutamate dehydrogenase, which translates to MQTRHAESGAASFEAILEQIQLKLPSDQATLVGDFARCWFGQVAPEDIADYTVDDLYGAVLSHWHFARKHRGGTRLRVYNPKLEEHGWESTHSVIEIVNDDMPFLVDSIAMEVNRQGLTLHLIVHPVMRIVRDVEGVYQGVADDAGAGRYESIIHVEVDRRTDAGDLEALRAGLERVLADVRVAVADWPAMQQRVADISAEIEHNPPPVPAEEIEESVAFLRWLMDDNLVLLGCRDYELAAADGGTPELSIVAGSGLGLLREMEGDKRSRSFGALPAELKTTLPNLPVLLTVTKSNTRSTVHRVGYIDRFSIKRFDADGHVCGERRVIGLLASTAYSASPKLIPFLRRKVDAVIARAGLMPKSHAAKALLTILERYPRDELFQIDPEELYHQAMGILHLGERQRTRLFVRCDPFARFVACLIYVPREHYNTDQRLRMQAVLMEAFNGASSDFDVQFFESALARVLIIVRTRDSVIPPFEVHELEQRIVRATRRWEDELQRVLLEHCGEERGMALLRRYGSAFPAGYREEYSPRMAVFDIEQMESVAADGLAMSLYIPLEAPAGRLNFKIYRAGAPVPLSQSLPMLERMGVKVIDERPSEIARQDGEWVWIHDFGLAYAGAEELDIDTLRPLFHDAFLRAWRGETESDDFSRLTLLAGLTWREISVLRAYAKHMKQAAFTFSQAYMQQTLAAHPRLARQLIELFALRLDPARSEERVRHEATVLAGIDDALNDVANLDEDRILRQFLAMVRATLRTNYYQRGADGTFKPYLSFKFDPKRIPNLPQPMPMYEIFVYAPRFEGVHLRGGKVARGGLRWSDRMEDYRTEVLGLVKAQIVKNAVIVPVGSKGGFVVKNPPPAGDREAVLAEGIACYRLYLHGLLDLTDNLVQGRVVPPPHVVRHDGDDPYLVVAADKGTASFSDYANAVAAEYGFWLGDAFASGGSAGYDHKKMAITARGAWESVKRHFRELGIDTQEQPFTAVGVGDMSGDVFGNGMLRSRKTRLVAAFDHRHVFIDPDPDPEASFVERERLFALPRSSWNDYDRTKISAGGGVWPRSAKSIALSPQMQAVLGVEAESLTPSELIRAILRAPVDLLYNGGIGTYVKATNETDASVGDRANDAVRVNGAELRCRVIGEGGNLGMTQLGRIEYALKGGKLYTDAIDNSGGVDCSDHEVNIKILLNSVIAEGELTGKQRDALLAEMTDEVAALVLRDNYAQTQVLSVTRARGVALLDEQAEFIRRLSFAGRLNRKLEFLPLDDEIAERAAARTGLVTPELAVLLAYSKIELYDEVLASDVPEDPYIGSALSRYFPAPLRERFAAHIAKHPLRREIISTHVINSMINRVGPTFVSRLQGEVGATPAEIVRAYMATREIFGLVPIWRAIEELDNRVDDAVQTAMITDCGRLVQRGTTWFLRHREWLADLQATLARFGPGVKALSEHLYRLVSDDYRAQLDVVTARYVERGAPGELALRIALLDELYSALDLVEIVADTGRPEGTVAAVYFTLGGHLDLYWLGAQIAALPADTRWQNLARGALRVDLSTLARSLAAEILKASPDLGQPDDLIAAWEERRMPQIERYRHLLADVKMAQAIEMSMLSVLLRELRGMV; encoded by the coding sequence ATGCAGACACGCCACGCAGAAAGCGGTGCCGCAAGTTTCGAAGCGATCCTCGAGCAGATCCAACTCAAGCTCCCCTCGGACCAGGCGACACTTGTCGGCGACTTCGCGCGCTGCTGGTTCGGCCAGGTCGCCCCCGAGGACATCGCCGACTACACCGTCGATGACCTCTACGGTGCGGTGCTCAGCCACTGGCACTTCGCGCGCAAGCACCGCGGCGGCACTCGTCTGCGGGTGTATAACCCGAAGCTCGAGGAGCACGGCTGGGAATCGACCCACTCGGTGATCGAGATCGTCAACGACGACATGCCCTTCCTCGTCGACTCGATCGCAATGGAGGTCAATCGCCAGGGGCTCACGCTGCACCTGATCGTCCACCCCGTGATGCGCATCGTGCGCGACGTCGAGGGTGTCTATCAGGGCGTCGCCGACGACGCGGGTGCGGGGCGCTACGAATCCATCATCCACGTCGAGGTCGACCGGCGCACCGATGCGGGCGACCTCGAAGCGCTGCGTGCGGGCCTCGAGCGCGTGCTCGCCGACGTCCGCGTGGCGGTGGCCGACTGGCCCGCGATGCAGCAGCGCGTCGCCGACATCAGCGCCGAGATCGAGCACAATCCGCCGCCGGTTCCGGCGGAGGAAATCGAGGAGAGCGTCGCCTTCCTGCGGTGGCTGATGGACGACAACCTCGTGCTGCTGGGCTGCCGCGACTACGAGCTGGCTGCGGCCGACGGCGGCACACCGGAACTGTCGATCGTCGCCGGGTCGGGGCTCGGCCTGCTGCGCGAGATGGAGGGCGATAAGCGCTCGCGGTCGTTCGGCGCGCTGCCTGCGGAGCTAAAGACGACGCTGCCCAATCTGCCGGTGCTGCTCACCGTCACCAAGTCGAACACGCGCTCGACCGTGCATCGCGTCGGTTACATCGACCGCTTCAGCATCAAGCGCTTCGACGCGGACGGCCATGTGTGCGGAGAGCGCCGCGTGATCGGCCTTCTGGCGTCCACCGCCTACAGCGCCAGCCCCAAGCTCATCCCCTTCCTGCGCCGCAAGGTCGATGCGGTGATCGCGCGCGCCGGCCTGATGCCCAAGAGCCACGCGGCGAAGGCGCTGCTCACGATCCTCGAGCGTTACCCGCGCGACGAGTTGTTCCAGATCGACCCCGAAGAGCTCTACCACCAGGCGATGGGCATCCTGCACCTGGGCGAGCGCCAGCGCACGCGCCTCTTCGTGCGCTGCGACCCCTTCGCGCGCTTCGTCGCGTGTCTCATCTACGTGCCGCGCGAGCACTACAACACCGACCAGCGCCTGCGCATGCAGGCGGTGCTGATGGAAGCCTTCAACGGCGCGAGCTCGGACTTCGACGTGCAGTTCTTCGAGTCGGCGCTCGCGCGCGTGCTGATCATCGTGCGCACGCGCGATTCGGTGATCCCGCCCTTCGAGGTGCACGAGCTCGAGCAGCGCATCGTGCGCGCCACGCGGCGCTGGGAGGACGAGTTGCAGCGCGTGCTGCTCGAGCACTGCGGCGAGGAGCGCGGCATGGCCCTGCTGCGTCGTTACGGCAGCGCCTTCCCGGCCGGCTATCGCGAGGAGTATTCGCCGCGCATGGCGGTGTTCGACATCGAGCAGATGGAGTCGGTGGCCGCAGACGGGCTGGCGATGAGCCTCTACATTCCGCTGGAGGCGCCTGCGGGACGGCTCAATTTCAAGATCTACCGCGCGGGCGCGCCGGTGCCGTTGTCGCAGAGCCTGCCGATGCTCGAGCGCATGGGCGTGAAGGTCATCGACGAGCGGCCTTCGGAGATTGCGCGCCAGGATGGCGAATGGGTCTGGATCCACGACTTCGGCCTCGCGTATGCGGGGGCCGAGGAGCTGGACATCGACACGCTGCGCCCGCTCTTCCACGATGCCTTCCTGCGTGCCTGGCGCGGCGAGACCGAAAGCGACGACTTCAGCCGCCTGACCCTGCTCGCGGGGCTCACCTGGCGCGAGATCAGCGTGCTGCGCGCCTATGCGAAACACATGAAGCAGGCTGCTTTCACGTTCAGTCAGGCCTACATGCAGCAGACGCTCGCCGCCCATCCGCGGCTCGCGCGTCAGCTGATCGAGCTCTTTGCGCTGCGCCTGGACCCGGCCCGCAGCGAGGAGCGTGTCCGCCACGAGGCGACGGTGCTGGCCGGCATCGACGACGCCCTCAACGACGTTGCCAACCTCGACGAGGATCGCATCCTGCGCCAGTTCCTCGCAATGGTGCGCGCGACGTTGCGCACGAATTACTACCAGCGGGGCGCGGACGGCACGTTCAAGCCCTACCTTTCGTTCAAGTTCGACCCGAAGCGCATCCCCAACCTGCCGCAGCCGATGCCGATGTACGAGATCTTCGTCTACGCGCCGCGCTTCGAGGGTGTGCATTTGCGCGGCGGCAAGGTCGCGCGCGGCGGGCTGCGCTGGTCGGACCGCATGGAGGATTACCGCACCGAGGTGCTGGGCCTGGTGAAGGCGCAGATCGTCAAGAACGCCGTGATCGTGCCGGTCGGCTCCAAGGGCGGCTTCGTGGTCAAGAATCCGCCCCCCGCGGGGGATCGTGAAGCCGTCCTCGCCGAAGGCATCGCGTGTTACCGCCTGTACCTGCACGGCCTGCTCGATCTGACCGACAACCTCGTTCAGGGGCGCGTCGTGCCGCCGCCCCACGTGGTGCGCCACGACGGCGACGATCCCTATCTCGTCGTCGCCGCCGACAAGGGCACGGCAAGCTTCTCCGACTACGCGAACGCTGTCGCGGCCGAGTACGGTTTCTGGCTCGGCGACGCCTTCGCGTCCGGCGGTTCGGCCGGCTACGACCACAAGAAGATGGCGATCACCGCGCGCGGCGCTTGGGAATCGGTGAAGCGCCACTTCCGCGAGCTCGGCATCGACACGCAGGAGCAGCCCTTCACCGCAGTCGGTGTCGGCGACATGTCGGGCGACGTGTTCGGCAACGGCATGCTGCGCTCGCGCAAGACGCGCCTGGTCGCGGCCTTCGATCACCGGCACGTTTTCATCGACCCCGATCCCGACCCGGAAGCCTCCTTCGTCGAGCGCGAACGCCTCTTCGCGCTGCCGCGCTCCTCCTGGAACGACTACGACCGCACGAAGATCTCAGCCGGCGGCGGCGTGTGGCCGCGCAGCGCCAAGTCGATCGCGCTGTCGCCGCAGATGCAGGCGGTGCTGGGCGTCGAGGCCGAGTCGCTGACGCCGTCCGAACTGATCCGCGCGATCCTGCGCGCGCCGGTCGATCTGCTCTACAACGGCGGTATCGGCACCTACGTCAAGGCGACGAACGAGACCGACGCCTCGGTCGGCGACCGCGCCAACGACGCGGTGCGCGTGAACGGTGCCGAGCTGCGCTGCCGCGTGATTGGCGAGGGCGGCAACCTCGGCATGACCCAGCTCGGGCGCATCGAGTACGCGCTGAAGGGGGGCAAGCTGTACACCGACGCGATCGACAACTCCGGTGGCGTGGACTGCTCCGACCACGAGGTCAACATCAAGATCCTGCTCAACAGCGTGATCGCCGAGGGCGAACTCACGGGCAAGCAGCGCGACGCCCTGCTCGCCGAGATGACCGACGAGGTCGCGGCGCTGGTGCTGCGGGACAACTACGCGCAGACGCAGGTGCTGTCGGTGACGCGCGCGCGCGGCGTGGCGCTGCTGGACGAGCAGGCCGAGTTCATCCGCCGCCTGAGTTTTGCCGGGCGACTCAACCGCAAGCTCGAGTTCCTGCCGCTCGACGACGAGATCGCCGAACGCGCTGCCGCACGCACCGGCCTCGTCACGCCCGAACTCGCGGTGCTGCTCGCGTACAGCAAGATCGAGCTCTACGACGAGGTGCTCGCGTCCGACGTGCCGGAAGACCCCTACATCGGCAGCGCGCTGTCGCGCTACTTCCCGGCACCGCTGCGCGAACGCTTCGCCGCGCACATCGCTAAGCATCCGCTGCGCCGCGAGATCATCTCGACGCATGTCATCAACAGCATGATCAACCGTGTCGGCCCCACCTTCGTGAGTCGCCTGCAGGGCGAAGTGGGCGCGACGCCCGCGGAGATCGTGCGCGCCTACATGGCCACGCGCGAGATCTTCGGCCTGGTGCCGATCTGGCGCGCGATCGAGGAACTCGACAATCGCGTCGACGACGCCGTCCAGACGGCGATGATCACCGACTGTGGCCGCCTCGTGCAGCGCGGCACGACCTGGTTCCTGCGCCACCGCGAATGGCTCGCCGACCTCCAGGCCACGCTGGCCCGCTTCGGCCCCGGCGTGAAAGCGCTGTCCGAGCACCTGTACCGCCTCGTGTCGGACGACTACCGCGCGCAGCTCGACGTCGTGACCGCGCGCTATGTCGAGCGGGGGGCGCCCGGAGAGCTCGCGCTGCGCATCGCCCTGCTCGACGAGCTGTACTCGGCGCTCGACCTCGTCGAGATCGTCGCCGATACCGGCCGCCCCGAGGGAACGGTGGCCGCCGTGTATTTCACCCTCGGCGGGCACCTCGACTTGTACTGGCTCGGCGCGCAAATCGCCGCGCTGCCGGCAGACACGCGCTGGCAGAATCTCGCACGCGGCGCATTGCGCGTGGACCTGTCGACCCTCGCCCGCAGCCTGGCGGCGGAGATTCTGAAGGCCTCCCCCGACCTGGGCCAACCCGACGACCTCATTGCCGCGTGGGAAGAGCGCCGCATGCCGCAGATCGAGCGCTACCGCCACCTGCTTGCCGACGTGAAAATGGCGCAGGCGATCGAGATGTCGATGCTGTCGGTGCTGCTGAGGGAGCTGCGCGGGATGGTGTGA